The following coding sequences lie in one Vibrio toranzoniae genomic window:
- a CDS encoding MATE family efflux transporter produces the protein MNSTITTPSPSLSRQLYTMTWPMLFGVLSLMSFQLVDSAFIGQLGVLPLAVQGFTLPIQMIIIGIQVGLGIATTAVIARAIGANETRYAKQLGGLVIVMGSVSVALFSVIIYLLRGPILQLLDAPPTVLPIIDSYWIYWLVSSWTGALLYFFYSVCRANGNTMLPGSMMIATSIINLVLDPIFIFTLDMGINGAAIATILAFGAGIFIVAPKVTKKHWMTFDWHDLDIGKSVRSIGNIMGPAMISQLLPPVSSMLATKLLAGYGTAAVAAWALGSRFEFFSIVAVLALTMSMPPMVGRMLGEKSLENIRKLVKIAVTFVLGFQLLVALVTWLFSGGLSSLMTSDNEVSTILNYHLLIVPISLGPLGICMLMVSISNALGKSYTALTISALRLFAFFLPCLWIGSQVAGIEGLFWGAMVGNVLAGTCAWFMYQRTLGQVEAKLVS, from the coding sequence ATGAATTCAACAATTACAACCCCTTCGCCTTCTCTTAGCCGACAACTCTATACAATGACATGGCCAATGCTGTTTGGAGTGCTCTCACTAATGAGCTTCCAACTTGTAGACAGTGCTTTCATTGGTCAATTGGGGGTTCTGCCGCTCGCAGTTCAAGGTTTCACGCTTCCAATACAGATGATCATCATTGGTATTCAGGTCGGGTTAGGCATCGCGACAACGGCAGTCATTGCGAGAGCCATTGGTGCCAACGAAACACGCTATGCCAAACAACTTGGTGGATTAGTCATTGTAATGGGGAGCGTGAGTGTCGCGCTTTTCTCGGTCATCATCTATCTGCTTCGTGGACCCATTTTACAGCTTCTCGATGCGCCGCCAACGGTGTTGCCGATCATTGATTCTTACTGGATCTATTGGCTAGTCAGTTCTTGGACGGGTGCACTACTCTACTTCTTTTACAGTGTCTGTCGTGCTAATGGCAACACTATGCTGCCAGGCTCAATGATGATCGCGACCAGTATCATCAACTTGGTATTGGACCCGATTTTCATCTTTACGCTCGACATGGGTATCAACGGTGCAGCCATTGCAACCATTTTGGCGTTCGGCGCAGGCATCTTTATCGTGGCTCCAAAAGTGACCAAGAAGCATTGGATGACGTTCGACTGGCACGATCTTGATATTGGTAAGAGTGTTCGCTCCATCGGCAATATCATGGGCCCTGCGATGATCAGCCAACTGCTACCGCCAGTCTCTTCTATGCTGGCGACTAAACTACTTGCGGGTTATGGCACCGCAGCGGTTGCAGCTTGGGCGTTAGGATCCCGTTTTGAGTTTTTCTCAATTGTGGCAGTGTTAGCACTGACGATGTCGATGCCGCCAATGGTTGGCCGTATGTTGGGAGAAAAGAGCCTAGAGAACATACGTAAACTCGTGAAGATTGCCGTCACCTTCGTGTTAGGTTTCCAGTTGTTGGTTGCGCTGGTGACTTGGTTGTTCTCTGGCGGGCTATCGAGCCTAATGACCAGTGACAACGAGGTCTCAACGATTTTGAACTATCACCTACTGATCGTTCCTATCAGCTTAGGGCCACTGGGTATCTGTATGTTGATGGTTTCGATTTCTAACGCTTTAGGCAAGTCTTACACCGCATTAACGATTTCAGCACTGCGTCTGTTTGCTTTCTTCTTGCCTTGTTTATGGATTGGCTCCCAAGTTGCTGGAATTGAAGGCCTATTCTGGGGCGCCATGGTAGGTAATGTACTTGCAGGAACCTGTGCATGGTTTATGTACCAACGCACACTTGGACAAGTCGAAGCTAAGCTAGTCAGCTAG
- a CDS encoding helix-turn-helix transcriptional regulator — protein sequence MNVKQVRFTDEDRECLSNYFRLADTIADLIGPYCEVVIHSFESLENSVVKIVNGHHTGREIGSPITDLGLRMWSTFEKTGEVSPKSYFTNAADGSLLKSTTCVLAGPQQKPIGMLCINMNLSFPFPEIVKTLMPQCNVPQTIVSETFSNNANDVIQQALSSAIKEVDQDETISSKGRNKAIIRCLFDNGVFELKETTTQVSEQLGISRQAVYKFIREFKSE from the coding sequence ATGAATGTAAAACAAGTTCGATTCACCGATGAAGACAGAGAATGTTTAAGCAATTACTTCCGCTTAGCGGACACAATTGCTGACTTGATTGGCCCTTACTGTGAGGTGGTCATTCACTCCTTTGAAAGCTTAGAAAACTCTGTCGTGAAGATCGTCAATGGTCATCACACAGGTCGTGAAATCGGCTCGCCTATCACCGATTTAGGTTTACGTATGTGGAGCACATTCGAGAAAACTGGTGAAGTTTCACCGAAAAGTTATTTCACCAACGCAGCAGACGGTTCCCTACTGAAATCGACCACCTGCGTGCTGGCAGGCCCACAACAAAAGCCGATTGGCATGCTGTGTATCAACATGAACTTATCTTTCCCATTCCCAGAAATCGTCAAGACGCTGATGCCGCAGTGCAATGTACCTCAAACCATTGTCAGCGAGACATTCAGTAACAATGCGAATGACGTCATTCAGCAAGCATTGAGTTCAGCCATTAAAGAAGTTGACCAAGATGAGACGATTTCTTCCAAAGGTCGCAATAAAGCCATCATCCGTTGCTTGTTTGATAACGGAGTATTTGAGCTAAAAGAGACGACTACACAAGTATCAGAGCAACTTGGGATCAGCCGCCAGGCGGTTTACAAGTTTATCCGTGAATTTAAATCAGAATAA
- a CDS encoding RidA family protein: MKQIIATEQAPAAIGPYSQGTSYGDMVYTSGQLPLVPETMQFVEGGIKEQARQSLENLKAVLEASNAGLDTVLKTTCFLSDMENFVAFNEVYTEVFGTENAPARSCVEAARLPKDALVEVEAIAYKK, encoded by the coding sequence GTGAAACAGATCATTGCCACTGAACAAGCACCTGCAGCTATCGGCCCTTACTCACAAGGTACGTCTTACGGCGACATGGTTTATACATCAGGCCAATTACCTCTCGTTCCAGAAACCATGCAGTTTGTTGAGGGCGGCATCAAAGAGCAGGCTCGTCAGTCTCTAGAAAACTTAAAAGCGGTATTAGAAGCGAGTAATGCGGGACTGGACACAGTGCTTAAGACAACCTGCTTCCTATCAGACATGGAGAACTTCGTCGCGTTTAACGAAGTGTACACAGAAGTGTTTGGTACAGAGAACGCACCTGCTCGTTCTTGTGTTGAAGCAGCAAGATTACCAAAAGACGCATTGGTTGAAGTTGAAGCCATCGCATACAAAAAATAA